DNA sequence from the Schistocerca serialis cubense isolate TAMUIC-IGC-003099 chromosome 9, iqSchSeri2.2, whole genome shotgun sequence genome:
AAACAGGGAAAATTAAAGAACACGTCTTTACACAAATTTAATTATGCAACTCTGTTATAAATTTAAGAAACTATCTTGTTGTTGGTTAAAGCATttgtacaaattacaaataaatcTGACCGTGACATCTCCTGAAAACTAGAGCTGTTAGCTGCCAAACGTTAACAGCAATGTACCAGGTGACAGGGGTAGGCGTTGCACACTTTCTCGACTGATTTGAAGGGTCGGTTCAAAAATTGGTTTTGATATTCAGGCACGTGAATAATTCGGTGACATGAAGTGACTGGCCGCTCAGCCGACCAGTGTAAGTGCCGCATTACTTCCAATGATCGCCACAGCTTGCTGGAGTGTCGGTTTCGTCGGACGTGGCAGCGGTGGGGGGCGCACCGCGACGGGTCCTGTGCCGAAAGAGACTTTGGGCCGGTAGCCGTTCTCGTCGGCTTCGTAGGTGACGCTGTAGGTGGCGCCGCCCGCGTCTGGCGGCTGCCACGAGAAGCTGCCCCGCAGGCGCACGCCGTCGCCCTCGGTGCCGAACTGCTCCTGCCGGATGCCGTTGCCCGTCTCGAACCTGCGCAAGCATTACACCCACAAATTATCACTGCGGAGGatagtgtcacacacacacacacacacacacacacacacacacacacacacacatatacacagaaAGGTTGTCAGTGTATGTGGGTGCATGGATCGGAAACGGCAGGAGCAACTTCAACCAACCACATTCGTAAATGTATGAGTTAGGACGACAATTACCGTAGGGGTAAGGCCACGAATTGGTACTAAAATTCAATCTGTGATAACACATATAATGCGTGTTGATGAAACACCTTtttaaaacatacacacacacacacacacacacacacacacacatatggcaCATATGAAGCATAAGAAATCACGAATGTTCAACGTGGCCAAGCTGCACGTCAACGAAAAAGACATCACCTTTTcacccccgccggccgcggtggccgtgcggttctaggcgcttcagtccggaaccgcgtgacagctacggtcgcagtttcgaatcctgtctcgggcatggatgtgtgtggtgtccttaggttagttaggtttaagtagttctaagttctaggggactgatgacctcagatgttgagtcctatggtgctcagagccatttgaagcatttttttcacGCCCACCACAATTCGTTCGGTAGCTGATCACGTCAGGTGTGATACTCTTACCGGCCTCCACAATCAGGCCGTGCAGCTATGGCAGGGTACTGACTTGAATCTTGTACACATGGAATGTGTGGAAAGTCAAGCGACATAGAGGCCCATCTACGCAATGAACTTCTACCGTTCCACCATCCAGGCTGCATGCGGTTAAGATAATATCGAACAATGAGAGCAAAATGAAAGGTGGCTCATCTTTCTGGTACACAACAGAATTCAGAAATCTATAAAACTCCAGTCGCTGTTACAGGAAAAGCTCAAGCACGTCAACGTAACATGTCTTTGTTATCGTCTACTTTGCAGAAACTAATGTTCCATTAATATTAGCCTTGGCCATACCTAGCTATACGTTCGGTTTCAGGGTGTTTCTCTGCTATTCTTGCACTTCAGGGGTATTGTTGCCGGCCCATATCTGGCAGC
Encoded proteins:
- the LOC126418482 gene encoding flexible cuticle protein 12-like, which produces MAVIKIFLVAVIVKVVLAAPQFNPRDAPIVVLENDFNGVEPWHWRFETGNGIRQEQFGTEGDGVRLRGSFSWQPPDAGGATYSVTYEADENGYRPKVSFGTGPVAVRPPPLPRPTKPTLQQAVAIIGSNAALTLVG